One segment of Babesia bigemina genome assembly Bbig001, chromosome : II DNA contains the following:
- a CDS encoding membrane protein, putative: MGPFKLLRLFHILAFAGYGLTGPAVDAIIVGILDLAPKYDTAFLESDSVAGSAGTPYAHDSEGAVEEGSDSRKLLKKGKKAGAARAKSGAVRAKGKAKPGAKKRNVTKKKAAGKGKKAKKPKQAKKAAKLPTPQISTDPNAKYMRYKADIRDPLHFYRSQVTFGDGDNPENSVYLYFKTPLSDADIKGLLKKSRVKIVDSSFVPMGPEEMSRLDAADTKISWIYDEQQKKFFRFRGAAKGEGAVSTAAPSAAYVESTSAVDGTAGGSKSESSTSAPNSAPPSTSGSTVTGETEGIPTSPESGTAESESKAAPAESTSTSGVSSESDASTPKAVDDAAGSSVDSSGEGSSSIDSGSEGSSSVDSGSVDSDSDESSSTESSSEGSSSTESSGEGSSSTESSGEGSSSTESSSATKGETKEAKEGETKTYTDGEGELQEASTTASSDADAAVTDEEGEASSAPGSTDESSADAATSGSGSSEGAETGAASAKKDTPVTGSYDIVDENGDPADTSAHKETIDDEIASDSGEDGGVKLTGFKRLNEDGEVIASSEATGTTQDAAAATADKKRGRKKGSPLWSLRRIQNEVITTKKRVSTLENRMGKADKKLDEVVRL; this comes from the exons ATGGGTCCCTTCAAGCTGCTGCGACTATTTCATATCCTTGCTTTTGCCGGCTACGGCTTGACCGGCCCCGCTGTAGACGCCATAATCGTTG GAATCTTGGACCTCGCACCAAAGTATGATACAGCGTTTTTGGAATCTGACAGTGTAGCGGGTTCCGCCGGCACC CCCTACGCCCACGATTCTGAAGGCGCGGTAGAGGAAGGGTCGGATTCGCGCAAGTTGCTCAAAAAAGGCAAAAAGGCCGGAGCTGCACGCGCAAAAAGTGGAGCTGTACGCGCAAAGGGCAAGGCAAAGCCAGGTGCCAAAAAGCGCAACGTTACCAAGAAGAAAGCGGCTGGCAAGGGTAAAAAGGCGAAGAAGCCGAAGCAGGCTAAAAAAGCTGCGAAACTTCCTACGCCACAAATATCAACGGACCCCAATGCCAAATACATGCGCTACAAGGCGGACATTCGCGACCCCCTGCACTTCTACCGTTCCCAGGTGACGTTCGGCGACGGTGACAACCCTGAGAACTCGGTGTACTTGTACTTCAAGACGCCGCTGTCTGATGCTGACATTAAAGGCCTGCTCAAAAAGAGCCGTGTGAAGATTGTGGACAGCTCGTTCGTGCCCATGGGCCCGGAAGAGATGTCCAGGCTGGACGCCGCTGATACCAAGATCAGCTGGATCTACGACGAACAGCAAAAGAAGTTCTTCCGCTTCAGAGGCGCTGCCAAAGGAGAAGGTGCCGTGAGTACCGCCGCCCCCAGTGCCGCGTATGTGGAATCGACGTCAGCCGTTGACGGCACCGCAGGCGGTTCCAAAAGTGAGTCATCTACGAGCGCACCAAATTCAGCACCACCATCTACAAGCGGATCCACCGTCACGGGCGAAACCGAGGGGATCCCTACAAGTCCTGAGTCCGGCACTGCAGAAAGCGAAAGCAAGGCTGCACCGGCCGAGAGCACGTCAACATCAGGCGTGTCCTCGGAGTCGGACGCAAGCACCCCTAAGGCTGTTGACGATGCCGCCGGTAGCAGTGTAGATTCTAGCGGTGAGGGATCCAGCAGCATTGATTCCGGAAGTGAGGGATCCAGCAGTGTCGACTCCGGAAGTGTAGATTCAGACAGCGATGAATCCAGCAGCACTGAGTCTAGCAGTGAGGGATCCAGCAGCACTGAGTCTAGTGGTGAAGGATCCAGCAGCACTGAGTCTAGTGGTGAGGGATCCAGCAGCACTGAGTCTAGCAGTGCGACAAAAGGTGAAACCAAAGAGGCCAAAGAAGGTGAAACCAAGACATACACTGATGGCGAAGGTGAACTCCAGGAGGCTTCAACAACCGCCTCTAGTGACGCCGACGCTGCGGTGACGGACGAGGAGGGGGAGGCAAGCAGCGCGCCGGGTTCAACCGATGAGTCCAGCGCAGATGCCGCCACCAGCGGGAGCGGGAGCTCGGAAGGTGCTGAGACTGGCGCGGCCTCGGCAAAAAAGGATACTCCCGTCACCGGCTCCTATGACATTGTCGACGAAAACGGCGACCCTGCCGACACCAGTGCTCACAAGGAGACCATTGACGACGAGATAGCGTCCGACTCTGGGGAAGACGGCGGCGTCAAACTGACGGGCTTCAAGCGCCTGAACGAGGACGGCGAGGTCATAGCTTCCTCCGAGGCCACCGGCACGACGCAGGATGCAGCCGCGGCCACCGCAGACAAGAAGCGCGGTCGTAAGAAGGGCTCGCCTCTCTGGTCGCTTAGGCGCATTCAAAACGAGGTAATTACAACCAAGAAGAGAGTTTCCACATTGGAGAATAGAATGGGCAAGGCCGATAAGAAGCTCGATGAAGTGGTCAGGCTCTAG
- a CDS encoding 6-phosphogluconate dehydrogenase, putative, with protein sequence MGKPSFEMTSEFGVIGLGVMGSAYTQNLASRGIPVAAWSIQQHETQKMMEQNIPNLQLFSSLPDFVKSLKRPRKIIMLITAGKAVDQTIDSLIGLLREGDILLDGGNEWYENTVRRLARCAERGIHYCGVGISGGERGARESPCMMFGGQPEDYEAVRPFIEQEPGRSFYVGPGASGHYVKMVHNGIEYAIMQVLSEVYMIMRDIFELQLDSIHQILAEWDQGDVGSFLLGITANILQVKASDGVTYLVDKIVDSSGANGTGKWTVKEALDLGVPVPTITTAVEMRHASNSFRSTVVMSNKKIKEGHSISEGDLRRTLFGCIIVCFAQGISLLMKASENFGWGLDMGKICRIWSSEFAIITPLTRAEDAIISCKLLEPISEAFEENETLANLLEHPDIRAKIGDSVESWRKVCKACLNYNLSAPAIIASLQYIQTMSSMNLGHNLIQAQRDYFGAHCFTRNDGPGKHHYNWVQ encoded by the exons ATGGGCAAGCCGTCCTTCGAAATGACGTCCGAATTCGGCGTCATTGGGCTGGGCGTCATGGGTTCCGCCTACACGCAGAATCTCGCATCGCGGGGGATTCCTGTCGCCGCCTGGTCCATCCAGCAGCACGAAACCCAGAAGATGATGGAACAGAACATCCCCAACCTTCAGCTGTTCAGCTCGCTGCCTGATTTC GTTAAAAGCCTGAAGCGGCCGAGGAAGATTATCATGCTCATCACG GCTGGAAAGGCAGTGGATCAGACCATCGATTCGCTCATAGGACTGCTCAGGGAGGGCGACATTCTGCTCGATGGAGGCAACGAGTGGTACGAGAACACCGTCAGGCGGCTGGCACGGTGCGCCGAGCGCGGCATACA CTACTGCGGGGTGGGAATTAGCGGCGGCGAACGTGGCGCTCGCGAGTCGCCATGCATGATGTTCGGAGGGCAGCCCGAGGACTACGAGGCAGTGCGCCCCTTCATCGAGCAGGAGCCGGGGCGCTCCTTCTACGTCGGACCCGGCGCCAGCGGCCACTACGTCAAAATGGTGCACAACGGCATCGAGTACGCCATCATGCAGGTGCTCTCGGAGGTGTACATGATCATGCGGGACATTTtcgagctgcagctggacaGCATCCACCAGATCCTCGCCGAGTGGGACCAGGGCGACGTCGGCTCGTTCCTGCTCGGCATCACCGCGAACATCCTGCAAGTGAAGGCCTCCGACGGAGTCACCTATCTGGTCGACAAGATCGTGGATTCCAGCGGCGCCAATGGCACCGGCAAGTGGACCGTCAAGGAGGCGCTGGACCTGGGTGTCCCGGTGCCAACCATCACCACCGCCGTCGAAATGCGCCACGCAAGCAACTCGTTCAGGAGCACCGTGGTGATGTCCAACAAAAAAATCAAAGAGGGGCACAGCATCTCGGAAG GCGACCTCCGGAGAACGCTGTTCGGGTGCATCATCGTCTGCTTCGCGCAGGGCATTTCGCTGCTCATGAAGGCGTCGGAGAACTTCGGCTGGGGGCTGGACATGGGCAAGATCTGCAGAATATGGAGCAGTGAGTTCGCGATCATCACGCCGCTGACACGTGCAGAGGACGCCATCATCAGCTGCAAGCTTCTCGAGCCCATCAGCGAGGCCTTTGAGGAGAACGAGACCCTCGCCAACCTGCTGGAGCACCCGGACATCCGCGCGAAAATCGGAGACTCCGTCGAGTCGTGGAGGAAGGTCTGCAAGGCCTGCCTCAACTACAACCTCAGCGCGCCGGCCATCATCGCAAGCCTCCAGTACATCCAGACGATGTCCTCCATGAAC CTTGGGCACAACCTCATACAGGCGCAACGTGACTACTTCGGCGCCCACTGCTTCACACGCAACGACGGACCTGGAAAACACCACTACAACTGGGTACAATAA
- a CDS encoding Ribonuclease P/MRP protein subunit, translating into MGRRKNRWVLAKVNLQDQTQEAAASARIFTREAFDTEITRICDVLFGSIGGGYVADATNVVLVNETESLVLLQTKRCFLPKVICVLRCLERVQKVPVTVDVLHIGGTLHQCKKLLFSKLLRTLSQLQALTLGQSAPKPAFTHKTLEAIKEVEKLRNPTT; encoded by the coding sequence ATGGGCCGGCGCAAAAACCGCTGGGTACTGGCGAAGGTCAATCTACAGGATCAGACCCAGGAAGCCGCGGCGTCGGCGCGCATATTTACGCGGGAAGCTTTCGACACCGAAATCACGCGCATCTGCGACGTGCTTTTCGGCAGCATCGGAGGGGGATACGTCGCGGACGCGACCAACGTCGTCCTCGTCAACGAAACGGAATCCCTCGTGCTTCTGCAGACGAAACGGTGCTTCCTGCCTAAAGTCATTTGTGTGCTGCGCTGTCTAGAGCGCGTGCAAAAGGTCCCCGTGACGGTTGACGTGCTGCACATCGGCGGGACTCTGCATCAGTGCAAGAAGCTGCTCTTCTCCAAGCTGCTCAGAACTTTGTCGCAGCTCCAAGCGCTCACACTGGGGCAATCGGCACCTAAACCGGCGTTCACTCACAAAACGTTGGAGGCGATAAAGGAGGTCGAGAAGCTACGAAATCCGACGACCTAA
- a CDS encoding iron sulfur cluster assembly protein nifU-like, putative: MVSSTVYCTPKSLVRVCRRFYSPEVKDHFYKPRNVGSFDKNDPRVGTAVVGKAACGDVIKFQVKVEDGVIKDACFKTFGCGSAIASSSYVTELIKGKTCAEAAAIKNTDIAEVLSLPPVKVHCSLLAEDAVKMALKNYEEKNKLNTPKEDA, encoded by the exons ATGGTCTCATCAACGGTCTACTGCACTCCCAAATCACTCGTTAGAGTGTGCAGGCGGTTCTACAGCCCGGAGGTGAAGGACCACTTCTACAAGCCACGCAACGTCGGAAGCTTCGACAAAAACGATCCCAGGGTCGGGACTGCCGTGGTAGGAAAGGCGGCGTGCGGCGACGTCATCAAGTTCCAAGTCAAGGTGGAGGATGGCGTCATCAAGGATGCATGCTTCAAAACCTTCGGCTGCGGGTCGGCGATTGCGAGCAGCTCGTACGTGACTGAGCTCATCAAGGGCAAGACTTGCGCCGAAGCCGCTGCGATTAAAAACACCGACATAGCAG AGGTCCTCAGCTTGCCACCCGTCAAAGTGCACTGCAGCCTGCTGGCGGAGGACGCCGTGAAGATGGCGCTCAAGAACTACGAGGAAAAGAACAAACTGAACACGCCGAAGGAAGACGCGTGA
- a CDS encoding ribosomal protein S11, putative: MRFCNYARRLFGAVPSSSQPQCHPEPGFKLGCSSIATSWTQSILRREFAAGSAAKLNAITSALPGKNRMLTKAELKNFPGHLQRYKKYGGLPEFHNVDRNSHGFIALPTDRFMLVLTTSKNNVHAQLVNRSRDKRTVFGSFAGNVGINKKQQQTERCAYRIGENMAKKCKRLGVFAVDVKFRRLMRIETVLQAFQAEGLQVGQLIHEPRLPKTGINSVRPRRRRRV; encoded by the coding sequence ATGAGATTTTGCAATTATGCACGCCGACTGTTTGGCGCTGTGCCAAGTTCGAGCCAACCACAATGTCATCCGGAACCTGGATTTAAGTTAGGATGTTCCTCTATCGCAACCTCGTGGACTCAGTCGATTTTAAGACGTGAGTTcgccgccggcagcgccgctAAGCTGAACGCCATCACCTCTGCTCTGCCGGGCAAGAACCGGATGTTGACGAAGGCCGAGTTGAAAAACTTTCCCGGCCACCTTCAGCGTTACAAGAAGTACGGCGGCCTGCCCGAGTTCCACAACGTGGACCGCAACAGCCACGGTTTCATCGCGCTACCCACCGACCGCTTCATGCTGGTGCTCACCACCTCCAAGAACAACGTACATGCGCAGCTGGTGAATCGCAGCCGTGACAAGCGCACAGTGTTTGGATCGTTCGCTGGCAATGTCGGCATCAACAagaagcagcagcagactGAGCGCTGCGCATATCGCATCGGTGAGAACATGGCCAAGAAGTGCAAACGCCTGGGGGTCTTTGCCGTCGACGTCAAATTCCGCAGGCTTATGCGGATAGAGACGGTGCTGCAAGCCTTCCAGGCAGAGGGCCTGCAGGTTGGCCAGCTGATACACGAGCCACGCCTCCCCAAGACGGGCATAAACTCAGTGCGCCCTAGGCGCCGCAGGAGGGTATAA
- a CDS encoding Pkinase domain containing protein,putative, whose translation MATHFSSSASILLIQSIYGSWNSNWLLAPVEAALNASRTVTLNDLPNATMPLKESAIDGPIQGALKDNEVMFPMYKLEQCSTYDYIGMDFPRGRPQCNSQDHDHDDDFDLVDGIIASSSTLHGSPYASNIRFRQCKVEATDQGDTVVITDGVIYDVTKMMFYINAQLSSAAVAAIFAYLAITLCGLYRFIELLRDYAHGCTCRICRREFRLVRPIEGGANGKIHLARFVGAKCNFDLEVILKSIPVGDVSSISVTQEECRKLLSLNHRYVMKYYDDFIHREWGWNPLGRATLYCVIVTEFCERGSLADLIEQEYDTFTEEYIVTLFKKIAKALKYIHEQSVIHRDIKSPNIMLKANNVVRLGDFGLSDTFATKRSRRQARRVNILEIAAKTKINANRRAKAPMESHADSSPSSVSLSTPSQNTDSDCKGPSTPKNDKFVTYSNVEDASSTNTSVGRGMHSDGETTYELSDWVSPFSSGELDDCADTAAEDHDVPNPVINATSCRREKTQSTLAFYEEGSSNQKPIGTHCYMAPESIKKCVYGRAGDIWALGCVLLEMCSGVFMWELTYNLGECPENVPILVSQLPPMISRSTRVLISRMLSVDPKLRPSAAQVLKSPAVKGITSNRATQDPR comes from the coding sequence ATGGCGACCCATTTCTccagctccgccagcatatTGCTCATACAGAGCATATATGGATCCTGGAACAGCAACTGGCTGCTGGCGCCGGTGGAGGCGGCGCTTAACGCGTCGCGGACGGTCACGCTGAACGACCTTCCAAACGCGACAATGCCACTCAAAGAATCGGCCATCGACGGGCCTATTCAAGGCGCACTCAAGGATAATGAAGTCATGTTCCCAATGTACAAGTTGGAGCAATGTAGCACGTACGACTACATCGGCATGGATTTCCCCCGGGGAAGGCCACAATGCAATTCGCAGGACCATGACCACGACGACGACTTTGACCTGGTGGACGGGATAATAGCATCCTCCTCCACTTTGCACGGGAGTCCATACGCGTCAAATATACGCTTCCGGCAGTGCAAGGTCGAGGCAACCGACCAAGGGGATACGGTGGTAATCACGGACGGGGTCATATATGACGTTACCAAGATGATGTTTTACATCAATGCGCAGCTGTCGAGCGCCGCTGTCGCAGCTATTTTCGCGTACCTTGCAATCACACTGTGTGGGTTGTACCGTTTCATAGAGCTGTTGCGGGACTACGCACATGGATGTACGTGCCGTATATGCCGGCGGGAGTTCAGGCTGGTGCGGCCCATCGAGGGCGGAGCGAACGGGAAAATACATCTCGCGCGATTCGTGGGTGCGAAGTGCAACTTCGACCTCGAGGTGATACTGAAGAGCATACCCGTGGGGGACGTGTCTAGCATATCGGTCACGCAGGAAGAGTGCCGCAAGCTGCTCAGCCTGAACCACAGGTACGTCATGAAGTACTACGACGACTTCATCCACCGCGAGTGGGGATGGAACCCGCTTGGTCGCGCCACGCTGTACTGTGTCATCGTGACGGAGTTTTGCGAACGCGGAAGTCTGGCCGACCTCATCGAGCAGGAGTACGACACCTTCACGGAGGAGTACATCGTCACCTTGTTCAAGAAAATCGCAAAGGCGCTCAAGTACATCCACGAGCAATCGGTAATACACCGAGACATCAAAAGCCCCAATATCATGTTGAAAGCAAATAATGTAGTACGACTTGGTGATTTCGGACTGTCGGACACCTTCGCGACGAAAAGGTCACGGAGGCAAGCACGCCGTGTCAACATACTCGAAATAGCGGCCAAAACTAAGATCAATGCTAACCGGAGGGCCAAAGCGCCCATGGAAAGCCATGCGGATAGCTCACCGTCAAGCGTGTCACTGTCGACGCCAAGTCAAAACACGGATAGTGATTGCAAAGGCCCTTCAACGCCGAAGAACGATAAATTCGTCACCTACAGCAACGTGGAAGATGCGTCATCAACCAATACGTCTGTAGGGCGAGGTATGCACAGCGACGGGGAGACAACGTACGAGCTGTCAGATTGGGTCTCGCCGTTCAGCTCAGGAGAACTCGATGATTGTGCAGACACCGCGGCAGAGGATCACGATGTTCCAAACCCGGTGATAAATGCCACTAGCTGCCGTCGCGAGAAGACGCAAAGCACACTGGCCTTCTACGAGGAAGGCTCCTCCAACCAGAAGCCCATAGGCACACATTGCTACATGGCCCCGGAGAGCATCAAAAAGTGCGTCTATGGCAGGGCAGGCGACATCTGGGCTCTGGGCTGCGTGCTATTGGAGATGTGTAGCGGTGTGTTTATGTGGGAGCTGACTTACAACCTCGGCGAATGCCCCGAAAACGTCCCTATACTCGTCTCGCAGCTGCCACCAATGATCTCCAGGAGCACGAGAGTGCTAATTTCCAGGATGCTGTCGGTAGATCCGAAACTGAGGCCTTCAGCAGCTCAGGTGCTCAAGTCGCCTGCCGTCAAAGGAATCACGTCCAATCGTGCAACGCAGGATCCGAGATGA